One Meles meles chromosome 13, mMelMel3.1 paternal haplotype, whole genome shotgun sequence DNA segment encodes these proteins:
- the OIT3 gene encoding oncoprotein-induced transcript 3 protein isoform X1 produces the protein MLQSLLLTCLFITMIPASPVALDPCSAYISLNEPWRNTDHQFDESQGHPLCDNHVDGEWYRFTGMAGDAMPTFCIPENHCGTHAPVWLNGSHPLEGDGIVQRQACASFNGNCCLWNTTVEVKACLGGYYVYRLTKPSVCFHVYCGHFYDICDEDCHGTCVDTSECTCSPGTVLGPDRQTCFDENECEQNNGGCSEICVNLKNSYRCECGIGRVLRSDGKTCEDVEGCHSNNGGCSHLCLVSEKGYQCECPRGLVLSEDNHTCQVPVLCKSNTIEVSIPRDLVGGLELFLTNTSCRGVSNGTHVNILFSLKTCGTVVDVVNDKIVASNLVTGLPKQTPGSSGDIIIRTSKVLIPVTCEFPRLYTISEGYVPHLRNTPLEIMSRSHGIFPFTLEIFKDNEFEEPYREALPTLKLRDSLYFGIEPVVHVNGLESLVESCFATPTSKIDEILKYYLIQDGCVSDDSVKQYTARDHLAKHFQVPVFKFVGKDHKEVFLHCQVLVCGRLDEHSRCAQGCHRRVRREAVEGEDTAGPQSQMLTGGPIRIDWED, from the exons GGAGGAACACTGACCATCAGTTCGATGAGTCTCAAGGACACCCTCTTTGTGACAACCATGTGGATGGGGAGTGGTACCGCTTCACGGGCATGGCAGGGGATGCCATGCCCACCTTTTGCATACCAGAAAACCACTGTGGAACACATGCCCCCGTCTGGCTCAATGGCAGCCACCCTCTAGAAGGTGATGGCATCGTGCAACGCCAGGCCTGTGCCAGCTTCAATGGGAACTGCTGTCTCTGGAACACCACGGTGGAAGTCAAGGCTTGCCTGGGAGGCTACTACGTGTACCGTCTAACCAAGCCCAGTGTCTGCTTTCATGTCTACTGTGGTC ATTTTTATGACATCTGCGACGAGGACTGCCATGGCACCTGTGTGGACACCAGCGAGTGCACGTGCTCTCCAGGGACAGTGCTAGGCCCCGACAGGCAGACATGCTTTG ATGAAAACGAATGTGAGCAAAACAATGGTGGCTGCAGTGAGATCTGTGTAAACCTGAAAAATTCGTATCGCTGTGAGTGTGGCATTGGCCGTGTGCTAAGAAGTGATGGCAAGACATGTGAAG ACGTCGAAGGATGTCACAGTAACAATGGTGGCTGCAGCCACCTTTGCCTTGTGTCTGAGAAGGGCTACCAGTGTGAATGTCCCCGGGGCTTGGTGCTGTCTGAGGATAACCATACATGCCAAG TCCCCGTGTTGTGCAAGTCGAATACCATTGAAGTGAGCATCCCCAGGGACCTGGTTGGCGGGCTGGAGCTCTTCCTGACCAACACCTCCTGCAGAGGAGTGTCCAATGGCACCCACGTCAACATCCTCTTCTCCCTCAAGACGTGTGGCACGGTGGTTGAT GTGGTAAATGACAAGATTGTGGCAAGCAACCTTGTGACAGGTCTACCCAAGCAGACCCCAGGAAGCAGTGGGGACATCATCATCCGAACCAGCAAAGTGCTGATCCCGGTGACCTGCGAGTTTCCACGCCTGTACACCATTTCAGAAGGGTACGTTCCCCACCTTCGAAATACCCCCCTGGAAATCATGAGCCGCAGCCATGGAATCTTCCCATTCACTCTGGAGATCTTCAAGGACAATGAGTTTGAAGAGCCCTACCGAGAAGCTTTGCCCACCCTCAAGCTTCGAGACTCCCTCTACTTTGGCATTGAGCCTGTGGTGCACGTGAATGGCTTAGAAAGCCTGGTAGAGAGCTGCTTTGCCACCCCCACCTCCAAGATCGACGAGATCCTGAAGTACTACCTCATCCAGGATGG CTGTGTTTCAGATGACTCCGTGAAGCAGTACACGGCCCGGGACCACCTAGCAAAGCACTTCCAGGTCCCAGTGTTCAAGTTTGTGGGCAAAGACCACAAG GAAGTGTTTCTGCACTGCCAGGTCCTTGTCTGTGGACGGCTGGATGAGCATTCCCGCTGTGCCCAGGGTTGCCACCGGCGAGTGCGTCGTGAGGCAGTGGAAGGAGAGGATACAGCTGGTCCCCAGAGCCAGATGCTGACAGGTGGCCCGATCAGGATCGACTGGGAGGACTAG